The genomic region GATCATAATTTTAACTTGTGTAGCTTTGCTACTTGTTACATTGTCATGGCGGATACTGAACTGGATGTGGTTGAGGCCGAGGCAGCTTGAGAAGTACTTGAGGAGCCAAGGATTCTCCGGCAACCCTTATCGCCTCTTGTTCGGAGACATGAAGGAGTATTCTAAGATGTCCAAGGAGGCTATGTCTACTCCCATCACACTCTCCGATGACTTTGCAAATCGTGTTCAGCCTTTCACTCGACAAATTATAAACACACATGGTACATATTTTGCTCAAGAAAAataaatttgatgttttttttttttctttataatCACCTATAGTCCAAATTTTGTGAACCGCCACTGTTTAATTTTGTACTTTCATATGGAATGCAGGTAAGGCGTCTTTTGTGTGGTTTGGGCCGGTACCGTGCATCAATATCATGGATCCTCAAATGATTAAGGAAGTACTAATGAAGTATGAAGAGTTTCAGAAGCCCCATACAAATCCTCTGACCAAAATACTTGTGAGAGGGCTTGTTGCATATGAGGGTGAGAAATGGGCTAAACATAGAAAGATCATCAACCCTGCTTTTCATATGGAGAAGCTCAAGGTAACAACAAAACTAACTCTTCATTCTATGTATTTACTTAACTCTACTGTAGACTGTACATAATGGCAAATCTCAGAAGTTACAAAGTAGTACGAAAGCAAAGGAACTAGAGAAAACGCATAAGAGATATACTTAACCTTACGCAAGTATTTTTCAACTGAATTCAGGGTCTCCTGGGGGAATTCCAAGTGAGCTGTAATGAGATGATTAACAAATGGGAGGAAATGATGTCACCTGACGGAACCTGTGAGCTAGATGTGTGGCCGCACCTTGATAGCTTATCTGGCGATATCATCTCAAGGGGAGCTTTTGGTAGCAACTATGAAGAAGGTAAGAAGATATTCAAGCTCCAAAGAGAGCAAAGCGCTATGACCATAAAGTTGCTTCAGCAAGTCTACATTCCCGGAATGAGGTAATCTTCCGCCTAATGTGATTTCTATTTACACTATACTGTCTTGTTTGACTTTACACCTAACAAAACGGTAGAAAGAAAAGGGGAAGGCTTATGGATCTGGGAGTGTCTACAAGAAGATTAATTATACACTTGTGCAGGTTTTGGCCAACCAAGACAAACAAGAGGATGAAGGAAATCTACAGAGAAATGAGAGTTTTGATGGATAGCCTCATCACGAAAAGAGAGAATCAAATGGCAATGGGAGAAGACAGTAAAGACGATCTATTGGGGATTTTGTTGGAGTCGAGTTTGAGGGAAATTCAAGAAAACGGGAACAAGAAGAATGCAGGACTGACAATTGAGGAGGTAGTCGAGGAATGCAAACTGTTCTATCTGGCTGGGAGAGATACAAGTGCTGTTTTGCTTCTGTGGTTCATGGTTCTCTTGGGCAAACATTTGGATTGGCAAGCTCGCGCCAGGGAGGAGGTTTTAAGCATTTTTGGCCAGGACAAGCCGGATTACAGCGGTTTGAACAACTTGAAAGTTGTAAGTTGTCTTTCTACCCAAAATGATCTGAACATAATGATAGAAATATTAATGGAATGATAACAATTGAAAGATATGAACTGAATGAATTTACCTAACTACAGATGCCCATGATAATCAACGAGGTCCTGAGATTATACCCACCAGTTATTCTCATGTATAGGATGGTACACAAACCCATCAAAGTTGGGAACATTGTTCTTCCAGCAGGAGTACAAATATCAATACCAACCATGATGGTTCAACATGACACAGAAATATGGGGTGAAGATGCCAATGAGTTCAACCCTCAAAGGTTCGCAGCAGGCATAGCCGCGGCGACAAAGGGACAAGTCTGTTACACTCCATTTGGATGGGGTCCAAGAATATGTGTAGGCCAGAATTTTGCCATGCTTGAAGTCAAGATGGCACTCTCGATGATCCTACAACGCTACTCCTTTGAGATTTCTCCCTCTTACTCTCACGCCCCGTTCCTCGCTCCCAGCCTACAACCCCAACATGGTGCCCCTATCATCTTGCGTAAACTATAGATATACATCACCACATGGATAAAGTCTTCTCCATAATATGATTTAATAATATGTGTGCCCTCCTCATAAGTTGATAATAAATGCTTAGAAAGTCCTGAACAAGACGGTTTCACAAATAAGGCCAAACAGAATCCTTATATTCCTCGCTCGGTTATAGGGTAGGGTTGGTCTCACATGTATAGCAGTCTCATGACAGGAGTAATATTTTGTGATAAATGTGTAACATATCTTGTGTGGTTGTGTGATTAATTAATGCAGAGGTTTGTAATCTTTTCGCAAATTGTGTTGTCAAATTATATCAATTAATCATCTCAGGTCCACCAATCTCTTTTTATGTTTAAGAGAAACGTTTTAaagttttttattgttttatcgtTAATACTCCACACTCCTTCACATGGTTTATCCCAAAGCTCATGGTATGACCATAGTTATAGTCACATTCTATTGTACAACTACATGTTTATATagaaaataatactccgtaatatGTATCACCTAGTTAACTTTTAAAAGCCTGCAACGGTACTACCAACAAAAATATATTGTAGCTTAGCTTGGCTACAAGAATTTGTGACACCGTCTTACCCGACCTTTTTTTGGCGGTTTTCAATTGTCTTGGACTCTTTAGTAGAACAGTAGATTTTACATGGGGAATATAGTAATGGTAGTCTTATTTTTCCTAGAGGAAGTTGCTTTCTTGGAGAAAAACAAAGAGGGAGAACTTAAATAAACAGAAACTAAATCCAACTTCTTCAAAGAAAACAGGCAAGTGCATACCAGTATAAAGTACTTTCACCGTCACCAAGCAGTTTACACATTCATGATAGATACACATAGCTAAATCGGAGCATAGGGAGAGGGACAGAGCAAAGAGGTTTTATGTAGATATCAATACAATGTTGCATAGCCAGGACGATCAGGACATAACAGTAATCCAGAGTCGGGTTCAGTAATGATCATAAGCTAAAAGACTAAAGAACCTTCTGAGTTCTGACCTCAATGTGCAATGATAAGCCTCGGAGTTATTCCTCTATCAATCCTTGACTGTTGCCCGGAGTATCTTGACGTCGTGAATAGGTCTATCAAGAAGAAAGAGCAAAGTGATCCGTCAACATATTATAGAACAAATAGATTCTCATCAATAATGCAACTAATAGGGAGTATTTCTCTATGCCAGACAAAACAGAATAATGTGATAGAAGCAAAAATGATGATTAGTTACAACTATGCAGTACACATCAAAAACATAGTATCCAGGATGAAATGTCTGAAGAGTCGCGGAGTTTAAGAAATGGAGTGTAACAGACTTGTCCCTTTGTGATAGAACTAATAGGGAGTATTTCTCTATGCCAGACAAAACAGAATAATGTGATAGAACCAAAAAGTGGCTAATGAGATTTTTAGTTCTTTTCTTTTTGGTGGCACAGGGTAACAAAAACCACTACTAACTAGAGAGTCGCGGAGTTTAAGAAATCATACAACAGCTAATTCCCTCAGACCAAAATGATATCAACATATGTTCAACAGCTATATTATCCCTAGTTAAATAACATAACAGCTAACTTCTTATATTATCCCTAGCCAAATAACATAATAGCTAGAGTAAAGGGGTAAACAATGATATTTTATCACAAATCTTATGTATGATCTATGGTCAAATGGGGACAATATAAATGTGAGAGTCTAATAAAAAAAATGTGATTAAGCCTCTTGTAAAACAGTTCTATAATAATCTAGTGTAACATCGTATCAAAATTAAGGCTAAAAGGGTCACATATATGGTTAAACGATCACAAATAATATACAAGTATTGCTAACAGATACGAATAAGTGAATAACTATCAATGGTAAAAGGGTCACTAATAATAGAGGGAAAAGATCACTAGCTAAGATGGTCATTGGCGATTTGGTGGTACTTAAAGGGTTACCAGAAATATAGAAGGgccactttatttatttttaaggtAAAGTGGTTTTAAAACAAAGTTAATGTAGAACAGCCTTACCACTTTGTGAATAAATCAGATGGATAATGTACACTGATACAACCTACTGTCCTTTCCTTATTCCTTTTTTTGGAGTTTCATTTGTTATTCCTACATTTCGTATTCGTTATTTACCCTCAGACGTGGGTGGAGTGGGTTAGGCTGGGCTGGGGAGGATAGATGATGGTATGGCCTATGGGGTTATTGTGGAAGGGTCGGAGGTAAGTCGAGGTAGCTGGAGTTCTTACATTGGTACTGGGCAGAGAGGTCTAGGGTGGTGCAGAGGAGTGTGGGTAGGCTAGTTTGGAACAAAAACAGTAGCAGTGACTGTAAAGAAGAGGGAAGTTGTGAACGCAAATAATCTGGATTGAGAGGTCGTGTGGCTAAAGTATGTTGGGAATTTTGTGAATAGCTTGAGGGTAGAAAGAAATGTGTTTTAATATTACTCATTTCTCGATATTTGTAGCCAAAAGATATGGAAATTGTGGAACAAAAAGAAATGTGTTTTAATATTTACTCATTTCTCGATATTTGCGTCCAAAAGATATGGAAATTGTGGAACAAAAAGAAATGTGTTTTAATATTTACTCATTTCTCGATATTTGCGTCCAAAAGATATGGAAATTGTGGAACAAAGGGGCATTACTTAAGACTGCTAAGCACTGCATGCATCATGGAATGCATGAAATGACGAAAGCCTTAATTATCTATCACTATTAGTAGAGCTTAAATGGCATAAGgtacaaaaaaaaattcaaacgcTAAGAGAAGGCAAACCTGTCAGTGTTGTCAGTCTGGACACTACCAAGCCTCTTGACAATTTCCATTCCCCTGCAGACCCTTCCAAATATTGTATGCTTTCctgaaaaaatcaaaataagtCGTCTTAAGGGTCTAGTTGTCGTTTGTTTATTTGACATGAAGTCCAGAATGTACAAAAAATACTGATTCCACACTGTGATATGTCCTAAACCACATAAAGATTGTCTTTCACTTTTACTTTTGCATTTGTGTGTGTCGAACCGGAATTAGCTCAATCACATTGATGCCACATACATGCAAAATTATGCAATGAAGAACTTTTTAGAACGAATTTCAAAGTTATTTTCTGACAAAAAGGAAAACCTTTATTATTGTTGAAATATGACAAATGAACCCATGACCATCCTACATACGAGAGTATCCTTGCTGAACTTAACAAGAGCATCGTATGGAAACTAGGGAAAAAGGTTATGTGCATAGAAAATCATAGTTTACAACTGTTTAATAACCCTTGCAAAATTCATTCAATTACTAAGAAACCAAGATCAATATGATGCAGAAAAAATTCCTCTCCATTAAATTCAAGCCCTTTGAATGAAATTAACTAAGCTGACCTCAATTATACAAAAGGGATATCATCATAGGCCTCTACCAGAACAAATTAATTTGAGAATGAATCAGGCAATGTAATTACCGTCAAGGGATGGAGCGGGAGA from Silene latifolia isolate original U9 population chromosome 3, ASM4854445v1, whole genome shotgun sequence harbors:
- the LOC141647505 gene encoding cytochrome P450 CYP72A219-like — translated: MGSIMIIILTCVALLLVTLSWRILNWMWLRPRQLEKYLRSQGFSGNPYRLLFGDMKEYSKMSKEAMSTPITLSDDFANRVQPFTRQIINTHGKASFVWFGPVPCINIMDPQMIKEVLMKYEEFQKPHTNPLTKILVRGLVAYEGEKWAKHRKIINPAFHMEKLKGLLGEFQVSCNEMINKWEEMMSPDGTCELDVWPHLDSLSGDIISRGAFGSNYEEGKKIFKLQREQSAMTIKLLQQVYIPGMRFWPTKTNKRMKEIYREMRVLMDSLITKRENQMAMGEDSKDDLLGILLESSLREIQENGNKKNAGLTIEEVVEECKLFYLAGRDTSAVLLLWFMVLLGKHLDWQARAREEVLSIFGQDKPDYSGLNNLKVMPMIINEVLRLYPPVILMYRMVHKPIKVGNIVLPAGVQISIPTMMVQHDTEIWGEDANEFNPQRFAAGIAAATKGQVCYTPFGWGPRICVGQNFAMLEVKMALSMILQRYSFEISPSYSHAPFLAPSLQPQHGAPIILRKL